One Streptomonospora salina genomic window, TGTCGATCTCGTGGGTCCTCGACGACTACCTGTCGCTGCTGGCCGAAGCCGCTGACGGCCAGCAGTGACACCGCACGCCGCACCGCCCGCACCGCCCGCGCCGGACACCGCCGGCCAGCGGCGCCCGGCGCGGGGCAGGGCCCTGTGGCTGGCAGTACTGCTGGGAGTGCTGGCCGCGCTCGTGTGGGCCTCGATCACCATCGGCTCCCGCGACGTCCCGTGGGCCGACGTCCTGGCGGCCCTGGGCGGCTCGACCGACGGCTTCGACCGGGCGGCGGTCGCCAAGCGGATCCCCCGCACCCTGCTCGCCCTCCTGGCGGGTTCCGCCCTCGCCGTATCGGGCGCCGTCATGCAGGGCGTGACCCGCAACCCGCTGGCCGACCCGGGGATCCTGGGCGTGAACATGGGCGCCTCGCTCGCCGTCGCCGCCGGTATCGCCTACTTCGGGCTCGCCTCGGCGACCGGCTTCGTATGGGTGGCTATCGCCGGTGCGGGCGCAACCGCGGTGTTCGTCTACATGATCGGCTCGCTGGGGCGCGGCGGCGCGTCACCGCTCAAGCTCGCCCTGGCCGGCGCGGCGACCTCGGCGGCGCTCGCATCGTCCATCAGTGCGGTCGTGCTCCCGCGCGGCGACATCGCCGACGGGGTCCGCTCCTGGCAGATCGGCGGGGTCGGGGGCGGGACGTTCGACGACATCGCGCAGGTGCTCCCGTTCCTCGCGGTCGGCCTGCTCCTCGGCCTGCTGTCGGCGCGCGGGCTCAACCTCCTGGCCCTGGGTGACGACCTCGCCGCCGGACTGGGAGAACGCGTCGCGGCCGCGCGGACGACCGCCTCGGCGGCAGCCGTCGTGCTGTGCGGGGCCACCACCGCCGCCACCGGCCCGATCGGCTTCGTCGGTCTCGTCGTCCCGCACGTGTTCCGCCTCCTCGTCGGTGTCGACCACCGGTGGCTGCTCCCGTTCTCGGCGCTGGGTGGAGCCGCCCTGCTCACGGCGGCGGACATCCTCGGCCGCGTCGTGGCGCGCCCCGGCGAGATCGACGTCGGGATCGTGACCGCGCTGATCGGCGGCCCCTTCTTCATCTACATCGTCCGCCGTCAGAAGGTTCGTGACCTGTGAGCACCTCCACGGCCGCTACCGTCGGCACAGCCGGATCCACCCTGGCCTCCGGGGCCTCCGGGGCCGCGCGCGCCGAGCGGAAGCGCCGCGTGCGCCGGCGCCGCACCGTGACCGCCGTCCTCGCCGCGCTGATCGTCCTCGTGTTCGCCGCGACCCTGATGGTCGGGCGGACCTTCTACCCGCCCGGCGACGTCGCGGCGGTGATCCTCGGGCAGGACGTGCCGGGCGCATCGTTCACCGTGGGGCGGCTGCGGCTGCCGCGCGCCGTACTGGCGGTGGCGGCCGGACTGTGCTTCGGTCTCGCCGGAGTCACGTTCCAGACCATGCTGCGCAACCCGCTCGCCAGCCCGGACATCATCGGCATCAGTTCGGGAGCCGGCGCGGCCGCGACCTTCGCGATCGTGGTGCTCTCGCTCGGCGGCACCGGGGTGTCGGTGTTCGCGATCGCGGCGGGACTGGCCGTGTCGCTGATCGTGTACGCACTGGCGTTCAAGCGCGGTACAGCCGGGACCCGGCTGATCCTGATCGGTATCGGCATCGCGGCGATGCTGGACAGCGTCACCGCATACGTACTCGACCGGGCCGCCCAGTGGGACCTCCAGGAGGCGATGCGGTGGCTGACCGGCAGCCTCAACGGGGCCGGCTGGGGCGACGCCGTCCCGGTCGCGGCAGCGCTGCTTGCGATCGGCCCCCTGCTGCTGTGGACGTCGCCCGACGTGGACGCGCTTCGGCTGGGCGACGAGACGGCGGCGGCCCTCGGCGTCCGGGTCGACCGGACCCGGCTCGTGGCATCCACCGGGGCGGTCGGACTCATCGCCTTCGCGATCGCCGCAACAGGACCGATCGCGTTCGTCGCCTTCCTCTCCGGCCCGATCGCCGCGCGCATCCTGGGGCCGAACGGCTCCCTGCTGGTTCCCGCCGCGCTGGTGGGCGCCCTGCTCGTGCTGGTCGCCGACCTCTGCGGCCAGTTCGCCTTCGGAACCCGCTACCCGGTCGGGGTCGTCACCGGCGTGTTGGGGGCGCCCTATCTCGTGTACCTGATCGTGCGCACCAACCGGGCGGGAGGCTCCCTGTGAGCCCACGCCCGCACCCGATGCGGCCGCGATCGGCGGCGCGTTCGTCGTCTGCCCGGTCGACCGGCCCTGAAGCTCCCCGAGAGCGGCAGGCGTGCCCCGGCCGTTCCCGCGTCCGGCAGCGCGGACGCCGAAGTAGCAGCACCGGCCGCGGAAGGGGCCGGTGCTTCCGGCGGTGCGGGGCTCGACGGCGGCGGGGCCGGCCTCCCGGCCGGTCACGATGTCCAGTCTGCTGCACATCCCGGGCCCCGCCTGCGGGCGGGTGGAGCGGGCAGTCTGCGCCGCTGTCCGCGAGGGCCCGGTCTCCTAATGTCGTCTCCAGTCAGCACAGCCCCCGGAAGACGACCGAAACGACGAGGAGACGGCTCCGTGCCACCACGAATCCACCCCCTGCTCTCCCTCTGCGCGGCGACGGCACTGGCCGTCGCCGTCGCCGCACCGTCGGCTCCGGCAGCCGCCGACGACGACGCCGCATCGGCCCCCGCGGCCGACCCCACCGCCGCCGAGGTCGAGACCTTCCTGAACGAGCGCGTCCCCGAACTGCTGAAGGAGAACGAGGTCCCCGGCGCCGCCGTGTCGGTCGTCGACGGCGGACAGCGGGTCTACGCGGGCGGGTACGGCGACGCCGACGCCGCCGAGGGCACGCCGGTCGACCCCGCCGAGACGTCGTTCCCGATGGCGTCGGTGAGCAAATCCTTCACCGCGACCGCGGTCATGCAGCTCGCGGAGTCCGGCGAGGTCGACCTGGACACCGACGTCAACGAGTATCTGCCCGGCGGCGCGCAGCTCCCCGACACCTACCCGGGCGACCCGGTGACGCTGCACCACCTGCTCACCCACACCGCCGGGTTCGAGGAGAGCGTGGTCGGGATGGCCACCGACTCCGCCGAAACCATGCTGCCGCTGAAGGGCTACCTTTCGACCTATCAGCCTGAGCGTGTCCACCCGCCCGGCCGGTTCGTCTCCTACTCCAACTACGGCACCTCACTGGTCGGCCTGGTCGTGCAAGAGGTATCCGGAGTGCCCTTCGCGGATTACCTCGACGAGAACGTCTTCGGGCCGCTGGGCATGGAGCACAGCGGCTTCATGCCCCCCGATCAGGCCGCCGAGCGATTCACGGTGCCCACGCTCCACGGCGCGACCCCGGAAACCGTTTCGGAGCCGCTGTTCGTCAACCAGAGCCCGGCCGGCGC contains:
- a CDS encoding FecCD family ABC transporter permease; amino-acid sequence: MTPHAAPPAPPAPDTAGQRRPARGRALWLAVLLGVLAALVWASITIGSRDVPWADVLAALGGSTDGFDRAAVAKRIPRTLLALLAGSALAVSGAVMQGVTRNPLADPGILGVNMGASLAVAAGIAYFGLASATGFVWVAIAGAGATAVFVYMIGSLGRGGASPLKLALAGAATSAALASSISAVVLPRGDIADGVRSWQIGGVGGGTFDDIAQVLPFLAVGLLLGLLSARGLNLLALGDDLAAGLGERVAAARTTASAAAVVLCGATTAATGPIGFVGLVVPHVFRLLVGVDHRWLLPFSALGGAALLTAADILGRVVARPGEIDVGIVTALIGGPFFIYIVRRQKVRDL
- a CDS encoding FecCD family ABC transporter permease, yielding MASGASGAARAERKRRVRRRRTVTAVLAALIVLVFAATLMVGRTFYPPGDVAAVILGQDVPGASFTVGRLRLPRAVLAVAAGLCFGLAGVTFQTMLRNPLASPDIIGISSGAGAAATFAIVVLSLGGTGVSVFAIAAGLAVSLIVYALAFKRGTAGTRLILIGIGIAAMLDSVTAYVLDRAAQWDLQEAMRWLTGSLNGAGWGDAVPVAAALLAIGPLLLWTSPDVDALRLGDETAAALGVRVDRTRLVASTGAVGLIAFAIAATGPIAFVAFLSGPIAARILGPNGSLLVPAALVGALLVLVADLCGQFAFGTRYPVGVVTGVLGAPYLVYLIVRTNRAGGSL